Proteins from a single region of Fodinibius sp. Rm-B-1B1-1:
- the rfbF gene encoding glucose-1-phosphate cytidylyltransferase, protein MKAVILAGGFGTRLSEETSVRPKPMVEIGGKPILWHIMKIYSHYGVNDFIICCGYKGYVIKEYFSNYFLHRSDISFDLRKNEMTVLQNDVEPWRVTLIDTGNGTMTGGRLKRVREYIGNETFCLTYGDGVSDVNITNLIEFHNSHKNIATVTAVQPTGRFGAFRLSSGEYKINSFREKPKQDDAWINGGFFVLEPTIFDYIAGDATVFEREPMEQLAKKGELCAFRHDSFWECMDTLRDKNVLEDLWSSGQCPWKIWEQPKEQIYV, encoded by the coding sequence ATGAAGGCAGTAATTCTTGCAGGGGGATTTGGTACACGGTTAAGTGAAGAGACGAGCGTTCGTCCTAAGCCGATGGTGGAGATAGGAGGAAAGCCGATATTGTGGCATATCATGAAAATATATTCCCATTATGGAGTGAATGATTTTATCATTTGTTGTGGATATAAAGGGTATGTGATTAAAGAATATTTTTCCAATTACTTTCTGCATCGCTCCGATATCTCTTTTGATTTACGGAAGAATGAGATGACAGTTTTGCAAAATGATGTTGAGCCGTGGCGGGTTACGCTAATTGATACTGGCAATGGTACAATGACTGGCGGGCGATTAAAAAGAGTAAGAGAATATATAGGTAACGAAACGTTTTGTCTTACATATGGAGATGGAGTTAGTGATGTCAATATCACGAACTTAATTGAATTTCATAATAGCCATAAAAACATTGCTACGGTTACGGCCGTACAGCCAACAGGACGATTTGGAGCATTTCGGTTAAGTTCAGGAGAATATAAAATTAACTCATTTCGAGAAAAGCCAAAACAGGATGATGCCTGGATCAATGGTGGCTTTTTTGTCTTAGAGCCGACCATATTTGATTATATAGCAGGAGATGCAACTGTATTTGAGCGTGAACCGATGGAACAGTTGGCTAAAAAAGGAGAACTCTGTGCCTTCCGACACGATTCGTTCTGGGAGTGTATGGATACGTTGCGGGATAAAAATGTCTTAGAAGA